A single Streptomyces sp. NBC_01381 DNA region contains:
- a CDS encoding carboxymuconolactone decarboxylase family protein: protein MEARLNFFTSPVAAKFGKHLVAAGKVLAESTLPAATQELVKLRASQINGCGFCTDMHTKDAAAAGETSLRLNLVAAWREAKVFSDAERAALELTEQGTRIADAAGGVTDEAWANAAKHYDEEQLAALVSTIALINAFNRGNVIVQQPAGDYQPGQFA, encoded by the coding sequence ATGGAAGCCCGCCTGAACTTCTTCACCAGCCCGGTCGCAGCCAAGTTCGGCAAGCACCTGGTCGCCGCCGGCAAGGTGCTCGCGGAGTCCACGCTGCCGGCCGCGACGCAGGAGCTGGTGAAGCTCCGCGCCAGCCAGATCAACGGCTGCGGATTCTGCACCGACATGCACACCAAGGACGCTGCCGCCGCCGGTGAGACGTCCCTGCGCCTCAACCTGGTCGCGGCCTGGCGCGAGGCGAAGGTCTTCAGCGACGCCGAGCGCGCGGCGTTGGAGCTGACGGAGCAGGGCACCCGTATCGCGGACGCGGCCGGCGGGGTCACCGATGAGGCCTGGGCGAACGCCGCCAAGCACTACGACGAGGAGCAGTTGGCCGCCCTGGTGTCGACCATCGCGCTGATCAACGCCTTCAACCGGGGAAACGTCATCGTCCAGCAGCCCGCGGGCGACTACCAGCCCGGCCAGTTCGCATAG
- a CDS encoding helix-turn-helix domain-containing protein: MRPQVVATSENRVVAGRLAAGRDYRTVRHAGTDDWLLLFTCRGRGRIRNEGAADVPADGRSFVAIAPRTPHDYGTDPAAGDWLLLWAHVQPQPEWLALLDWPRAAPGVGRVLLPDPLADRVAAALTRAVSLSNSALANSALFGVNAVEEALLWCDTQNPRGERLDPRLLAVLEHLSTCLAAPHTVRSLARVAGLSESRLSRLFTAQFGTSVMAHVEERRMDVACRLLRLSSLPVRDVARQVGYNDPLYFSTRFRRALGCSPSAYRDAV; the protein is encoded by the coding sequence ATGCGTCCGCAGGTCGTCGCCACGTCCGAGAACCGGGTCGTCGCGGGCCGGCTCGCGGCAGGACGCGACTACCGGACCGTGCGGCACGCCGGTACGGACGACTGGCTGCTGCTGTTCACCTGCCGGGGGCGGGGCCGGATCAGGAACGAGGGGGCGGCCGACGTACCCGCCGACGGCAGGTCCTTCGTCGCGATCGCGCCCCGCACGCCCCACGATTACGGCACCGACCCCGCGGCCGGGGACTGGCTCCTGCTCTGGGCCCATGTCCAGCCGCAGCCCGAGTGGCTCGCCCTGCTCGACTGGCCGCGGGCCGCGCCCGGCGTGGGACGCGTGCTGCTGCCCGACCCGCTCGCCGACCGCGTGGCCGCCGCGCTGACCCGGGCCGTGTCCCTGAGCAACAGCGCGCTGGCGAACTCCGCGCTCTTCGGCGTCAACGCGGTGGAAGAGGCGCTGTTGTGGTGCGACACGCAGAATCCCCGAGGCGAGCGGCTTGACCCACGCCTGCTGGCCGTCCTTGAGCACCTGAGCACCTGCCTGGCCGCCCCGCACACCGTCCGCTCCCTGGCGCGCGTCGCCGGCCTCTCGGAGTCCCGCCTCTCCCGGCTGTTCACCGCCCAGTTCGGTACGAGTGTCATGGCGCACGTCGAAGAGCGCCGCATGGACGTGGCGTGCCGGCTGCTGCGCCTTTCGTCCCTGCCGGTGCGCGATGTCGCCCGGCAGGTCGGGTACAACGACCCGCTCTACTTCTCCACGCGGTTCCGGCGTGCCCTGGGGTGCTCGCCGTCGGCGTACCGCGATGCCGTCTGA
- a CDS encoding nitroreductase, translating to MSKPVPTELSGCAEKLVRGRHATRAFRPGAVPEDTMHAIFSLAGAAPSNSNAQPWQVEVVSGAARERLADALRAAHAEKRVSADFPYSEGMYSPTHQARRAAFGGELYGALGIGPDDHAARAAYDAQSLRFYGAPHAAFLFVTGDGGARLAADVGAYMQTLLLAMTAYGVDSCPQGLLSFYADTVRAELGVTEGKLLLGISFGYADEAAPVNRITTERSSLASTTAFHG from the coding sequence ATGAGCAAGCCGGTGCCCACAGAGCTGAGTGGCTGCGCGGAGAAGCTGGTCCGTGGCCGTCACGCGACCCGGGCGTTCCGTCCGGGAGCCGTGCCCGAGGACACGATGCATGCGATCTTCTCGCTGGCCGGCGCCGCGCCGTCCAATTCCAACGCACAACCATGGCAGGTGGAAGTGGTGAGCGGCGCGGCGCGTGAGCGACTGGCGGACGCCTTGCGGGCGGCCCATGCCGAGAAGCGCGTCTCGGCGGACTTCCCGTATTCCGAAGGGATGTACTCGCCGACTCACCAGGCGCGCCGGGCGGCGTTCGGCGGCGAGCTGTACGGAGCGCTGGGCATCGGTCCCGACGACCACGCGGCACGCGCGGCCTACGACGCGCAGAGCCTGCGCTTCTACGGCGCGCCACACGCCGCGTTCCTGTTTGTCACCGGAGACGGCGGGGCCCGCCTTGCCGCGGATGTCGGCGCCTACATGCAGACGCTGCTCCTGGCGATGACCGCGTACGGCGTGGACAGTTGCCCGCAGGGGCTGCTCAGCTTCTACGCCGACACCGTCCGCGCCGAACTCGGCGTGACCGAAGGAAAGCTGCTCCTGGGCATCTCGTTCGGCTATGCCGACGAGGCCGCCCCGGTGAACCGGATCACCACCGAGCGGTCCTCGCTCGCGTCAACCACGGCCTTCCATGGCTAG
- a CDS encoding TetR/AcrR family transcriptional regulator, translated as MSATATTSQRRGRGGRERILAAAAQLFAAQGINATGMEQVAEEAPVSKRTLYAHFRTKNDLVIAHLQDLASSGATLESVLTREDIPPRERILKLFEQPAGDANPVRGCPFIDAAAEFPDPESAAHSYAREQKLRMVQLIAALVTELGCREPVALAEQLATLADGAASRAMVLGDADYGRHARAAAEVLLERAERVGSPG; from the coding sequence ATGAGTGCGACGGCTACGACATCTCAACGGCGGGGGCGCGGAGGGCGGGAGCGGATTCTGGCTGCCGCCGCACAGCTGTTCGCGGCCCAGGGGATCAACGCGACCGGCATGGAGCAGGTCGCGGAGGAAGCGCCGGTGTCCAAGCGGACGCTCTACGCGCACTTTCGGACCAAGAACGACCTGGTCATCGCCCACCTGCAGGACCTCGCGTCGTCGGGTGCCACGCTGGAAAGCGTGCTGACCCGCGAGGACATCCCCCCGCGGGAACGGATCCTCAAGCTGTTCGAGCAGCCCGCGGGGGACGCGAATCCGGTACGGGGGTGTCCGTTCATCGATGCCGCCGCGGAGTTCCCCGACCCGGAGAGCGCGGCCCACTCCTACGCCCGTGAACAGAAGCTGCGGATGGTGCAGCTGATCGCCGCACTGGTGACGGAGCTGGGCTGCCGCGAACCGGTCGCCCTCGCCGAACAGCTGGCCACCCTCGCGGACGGGGCGGCCAGTCGCGCGATGGTGCTGGGTGACGCGGACTACGGCCGACACGCACGGGCGGCGGCGGAGGTTCTCCTCGAGCGGGCGGAGCGAGTGGGCTCGCCGGGCTGA
- a CDS encoding alanine--tRNA ligase-related protein, with protein sequence MNTEQIVRTFVEYFEDRGHRRITGSTLLPPTGDPVLFTTSGMHPLTPYLEGRPHPLGRRLVNVQRCLRTTDLDEVGDSTHLTVFEMLGTWSLGDYEGPMSLDWGYGLLTEGFGIDPGLLYATVFGGDDQIGLDTASLELWQERGVPVELTVEDNWWSNGPTGPCGPDSEIFIWTGATPPESTPTGDDRWVELWNHVMMRHRRLADGSLVPLPQRNIDTGLGLERLASLLQGRTSVFECDLFDPWRRLVPTLWRLDEPSLRLVCDHLRSAMVVIGDGVRPANTGRGYVLRRLVRRVLTVLWRDDPSRGLGDLPDELVPHTLDHFRQEMDTHEVRRVLLEEERRFRRLLERGRQVLARPRFRGPLDEEDLHYLHDTHGLPRDLVLSLRPE encoded by the coding sequence ATGAACACCGAACAGATCGTCCGTACGTTCGTCGAGTACTTCGAGGACCGCGGTCACCGCCGGATCACCGGCTCGACGCTGCTGCCACCGACCGGTGACCCGGTCCTGTTCACCACCTCGGGCATGCATCCCCTCACCCCGTACCTGGAGGGGCGCCCGCATCCGCTGGGCAGGCGGCTGGTCAATGTGCAGCGCTGTCTGCGCACCACGGACCTGGACGAGGTCGGCGACTCCACCCATCTGACGGTCTTCGAGATGCTCGGCACCTGGTCCCTTGGCGACTACGAGGGCCCCATGAGCCTCGACTGGGGCTATGGGCTGCTCACCGAGGGATTCGGCATCGATCCCGGTCTGCTGTACGCCACGGTCTTCGGCGGCGACGATCAAATCGGCCTGGACACCGCCTCCTTGGAGCTGTGGCAGGAGCGCGGGGTGCCGGTGGAGCTCACCGTCGAGGACAACTGGTGGTCCAACGGGCCGACCGGCCCGTGCGGCCCCGACTCGGAGATCTTCATCTGGACCGGCGCCACCCCGCCCGAGTCGACGCCGACGGGCGACGACCGCTGGGTGGAACTGTGGAACCACGTGATGATGCGTCATCGCCGGCTCGCCGACGGCTCGCTCGTGCCGCTCCCGCAGCGCAACATCGACACCGGGCTCGGCCTGGAACGGCTTGCCTCCCTGCTCCAGGGCCGGACATCGGTGTTCGAGTGCGACCTCTTCGACCCGTGGCGGCGTCTCGTGCCGACCCTGTGGCGACTGGACGAACCGTCGCTGCGGCTGGTCTGCGACCACCTGCGCTCGGCCATGGTGGTGATCGGCGACGGGGTGCGTCCGGCCAACACCGGCCGCGGCTATGTGCTGCGCCGGCTGGTACGCCGCGTACTCACCGTGCTGTGGCGGGACGACCCTTCGCGCGGCCTCGGAGACCTGCCGGACGAACTCGTCCCGCACACCCTCGACCACTTCCGCCAGGAGATGGACACGCACGAGGTGCGCCGCGTGCTGCTCGAGGAGGAGCGCCGCTTCAGGCGGCTTCTGGAGCGCGGCCGGCAGGTGCTGGCCCGGCCCCGGTTCCGCGGCCCGCTGGACGAGGAGGACCTCCACTACCTTCACGACACCCACGGACTGCCGCGCGACCTCGTCCTGAGCCTGCGCCCGGAGTGA
- a CDS encoding AAA family ATPase, producing the protein MDAPDAQDTAKRLRTVCDELSDRFYERADVVRTLVVTLLAGQHSLVLGPPGTAKSELARELTGRVDGASYWEILLSKFTAPTRMFGPVDVAALARGEYRQVYDGRATTAHVAFIDEIFKCSTAALNETLGYLNERIYHPESGGEPIRCPLIGAITASNELPAGEDTAAIYDRLLVRIEVGYLADPSNFAALVRSAVGRPAAPHRTTVELAALQHAVTEAVPSVDVPDGIVDAVCTLRAALRRKELVASDRRWRQAVGLLQASAYLDGRPAVAETDLSVLTHVLWDSPAERPTVEREVLQLVNPDAKEALELADAIEELEAQLDAMAGQSREALSEWVIKKAHNKLAMAGKRLEKLRDEAVGAGRSTAAIDRVTGRQRAVRARVLTEALGMDASMVQAQL; encoded by the coding sequence CTGGACGCACCGGACGCGCAGGACACGGCCAAGAGGCTGCGGACGGTCTGCGACGAGTTGTCGGACCGTTTCTACGAGCGGGCCGACGTGGTGCGGACCCTGGTGGTGACGCTCCTTGCCGGGCAGCACTCGTTGGTGCTCGGCCCTCCCGGGACGGCGAAGTCCGAGCTGGCCCGGGAGCTCACGGGCCGGGTCGACGGCGCGTCCTACTGGGAGATCCTCCTGTCGAAGTTCACCGCGCCGACGAGGATGTTCGGTCCCGTCGACGTCGCCGCGCTGGCCAGGGGCGAGTACCGCCAGGTCTACGACGGCCGCGCCACGACCGCGCACGTCGCGTTCATCGACGAGATATTCAAGTGCTCCACGGCGGCGCTGAACGAGACGCTGGGCTACCTCAACGAGCGGATCTACCACCCCGAGAGCGGCGGCGAGCCGATCCGCTGCCCCCTGATCGGCGCCATCACGGCGAGCAACGAACTGCCTGCCGGGGAGGACACGGCCGCGATCTACGACCGGCTCCTTGTCCGGATCGAGGTCGGATACCTGGCCGACCCGTCCAACTTCGCCGCGCTGGTCCGCTCCGCCGTCGGCCGCCCGGCGGCACCGCATCGCACCACCGTCGAGCTGGCCGCGCTGCAGCACGCCGTGACCGAGGCCGTCCCTTCCGTGGACGTCCCCGACGGGATCGTGGATGCGGTGTGTACGCTGCGGGCCGCGCTGCGCCGCAAGGAACTCGTCGCATCGGACCGCCGCTGGCGGCAGGCGGTGGGCCTGCTCCAGGCGTCCGCGTACCTCGACGGCCGCCCGGCGGTCGCCGAGACCGACCTGTCGGTCCTTACGCACGTGCTGTGGGACTCACCGGCCGAGCGCCCGACCGTCGAGCGCGAGGTGCTGCAACTGGTCAACCCCGACGCCAAGGAGGCGCTCGAACTGGCCGATGCCATCGAGGAGTTGGAGGCCCAGCTCGACGCCATGGCCGGGCAGTCCCGCGAGGCGCTGAGCGAGTGGGTCATCAAGAAGGCCCACAACAAGCTCGCCATGGCGGGGAAGCGGTTGGAGAAGCTGCGCGATGAGGCGGTGGGCGCCGGCCGCTCCACCGCCGCCATAGACAGGGTCACCGGCCGCCAGCGCGCCGTCCGCGCCCGGGTCCTCACCGAAGCCCTCGGCATGGACGCGAGCATGGTGCAGGCTCAGCTCTGA
- a CDS encoding VWA domain-containing protein, producing MGETPGRLDELAGRAGKWLGLSAAAPDRHTAAVVADRFEQIAWRDTYAQSAGLRDLAEELNERHPYATDLLTDAFLAAYKVSPRLRERADMDPSRLLNHQVISSLLESMEFAELRRETAGDPYAAAMAVLAQAPALRRILESSRDAQDQAERAKKAQEDAEGAATAVAEALRRFADEDGTLPAPSADEDGTVPAPSADTVHQAIAAAEAAEAAAQRAARDAGQVLAVAAPGIGAAARNSAAKAARAAREEAALMRAWGVGPGDLERLAFGRRARLAERLRTGRLAQWAELIGRFRQMAGAERARKVENTAGELVGVTLGNDLSRVIPSELANLGLPELRAVFAARYAAGELMLYDSQGEQATGKGAVIACVDTSHSMYVEGPGGVTREAWAKACALALLDQARDAGRDFVGILFSAADKLQVFRFPADRPAGIDRTLDFAETFLGGGTSYQTPLTAAAELLGDEFNDAARKRGDIVLLTDDECGVTEEWMRGWNEAKHLLGFRVFGVAIGAPPAAEAGSVLDALCDNLRSIEDLTDVHAAADLFRVI from the coding sequence GTGGGCGAAACGCCGGGCAGGCTCGACGAGTTGGCGGGCAGGGCAGGGAAGTGGCTCGGCCTGTCCGCCGCCGCTCCCGATCGGCACACCGCGGCCGTGGTCGCGGACCGGTTCGAGCAGATCGCCTGGCGCGACACCTACGCGCAGTCGGCCGGACTGCGCGACCTCGCCGAGGAGCTGAACGAGCGTCACCCCTACGCCACCGACCTCCTCACCGACGCGTTCCTGGCCGCGTACAAGGTCAGCCCGCGGCTGCGCGAGCGCGCGGACATGGACCCGTCCCGGCTGCTCAACCACCAGGTCATCTCCTCACTGCTGGAGTCGATGGAGTTCGCCGAGCTGCGCCGGGAGACGGCCGGCGACCCCTACGCCGCCGCCATGGCCGTGCTCGCCCAGGCCCCCGCGCTGCGCCGAATCCTTGAGAGCTCCCGGGATGCCCAGGACCAGGCCGAGCGGGCGAAGAAGGCACAGGAGGACGCCGAAGGCGCGGCGACCGCCGTGGCCGAGGCGCTCCGGCGGTTCGCCGACGAGGACGGCACCTTGCCGGCTCCGTCCGCCGACGAGGATGGCACCGTGCCGGCCCCGTCCGCCGACACCGTCCACCAGGCGATCGCCGCGGCCGAGGCCGCAGAGGCCGCCGCTCAGCGGGCCGCTCGGGACGCCGGGCAGGTCCTCGCGGTGGCCGCCCCTGGTATCGGCGCCGCCGCGCGGAACTCGGCGGCGAAGGCGGCCAGGGCTGCGCGTGAGGAGGCCGCCCTGATGCGGGCGTGGGGCGTCGGTCCCGGCGATCTCGAGCGGCTGGCGTTCGGCCGGCGCGCCCGGCTCGCCGAGCGGCTGCGCACCGGCCGGCTCGCACAGTGGGCCGAACTGATCGGCCGCTTCCGGCAGATGGCCGGAGCCGAGCGCGCCCGCAAGGTGGAGAACACCGCCGGGGAACTGGTCGGCGTGACGCTCGGCAACGACCTCTCCCGCGTCATCCCCTCCGAACTGGCCAACCTCGGCCTGCCCGAGCTGCGTGCGGTGTTCGCCGCGCGTTACGCCGCCGGGGAGCTGATGCTCTACGACAGCCAGGGAGAGCAGGCCACCGGCAAGGGCGCCGTCATCGCCTGCGTGGACACCTCGCACTCCATGTACGTGGAAGGGCCCGGCGGAGTCACCCGGGAGGCGTGGGCCAAGGCGTGCGCCCTGGCGCTCCTCGACCAGGCCCGCGACGCCGGGCGTGACTTCGTCGGCATCCTGTTCTCCGCTGCCGACAAGCTCCAGGTCTTCCGCTTCCCGGCCGACCGCCCCGCCGGCATCGACCGGACGCTCGACTTCGCGGAGACCTTCCTCGGCGGCGGCACCAGCTACCAGACGCCCCTGACGGCGGCCGCCGAGCTCCTGGGGGACGAGTTCAACGACGCCGCCCGCAAGCGCGGCGACATCGTGCTCCTCACCGACGACGAATGCGGCGTCACCGAGGAGTGGATGCGCGGCTGGAACGAAGCCAAGCACCTCCTGGGCTTCCGCGTCTTCGGCGTGGCCATCGGCGCCCCGCCCGCCGCCGAAGCAGGCTCGGTCCTGGACGCCCTGTGCGACAACCTCCGCTCCATCGAGGACCTCACCGACGTCCACGCCGCCGCCGACCTCTTCCGCGTGATCTGA
- a CDS encoding serine hydrolase, producing MKANTPMAPTAPMVSRRTGLTATAAALLTGVAGAPAATAARRTPHAASSLQKDVDAILATGVSGILAEVQGAHGRTTARAGVADLAAKGPVPWDAYYRIGSDTKTFTATVVLQLVGEGRLKLTDTVDRWLPGAVRGHGNDGRRITVANLLRQTSGLNDYFAADAGDLTAESYRRHRFRPQTPAEQLAAALSKPPQWLPDANDPAQERRWGYSNTNYVVAGMLIEQVTGHPWAQEVHERIIEPLGLRHTLTPGTSSYVPGPTATAYTHFPGDPRPTDTTLNFGGGADGGIIATARDHGVFLRALMSGRLLRPAQLAAMRQTVPAADLSPVPGVRYGLGIAWRPVAGRGDGIWFHGGTSLGCVSECGVTPDGSTAVTSAAFTLRLGGPQADAQAARTLRMVDAALRADSGGGWVNRRLSCSGKDRARQGSVARS from the coding sequence ATGAAGGCGAACACCCCGATGGCCCCGACGGCCCCGATGGTCAGCAGGCGCACCGGCCTGACGGCCACCGCGGCCGCCCTGCTCACGGGAGTGGCCGGCGCCCCCGCGGCCACGGCGGCGCGGCGCACGCCCCACGCGGCTTCTTCGCTCCAGAAGGACGTCGACGCGATCCTGGCCACCGGGGTGTCCGGCATCCTCGCCGAGGTGCAGGGCGCGCACGGCCGGACGACCGCCCGTGCGGGCGTCGCCGATCTCGCGGCGAAGGGGCCCGTGCCCTGGGACGCGTACTACCGCATCGGCAGCGACACCAAGACCTTCACCGCCACCGTCGTACTCCAACTCGTCGGCGAGGGACGGCTGAAGCTCACCGATACGGTCGACCGATGGCTGCCCGGAGCGGTCCGTGGCCACGGCAACGACGGCCGCCGCATCACCGTCGCCAACCTGCTGCGGCAGACCAGCGGCCTGAACGACTACTTCGCCGCGGACGCCGGTGACCTCACCGCGGAGAGCTACCGCCGCCACCGCTTCCGCCCGCAGACGCCTGCGGAACAGCTGGCCGCGGCGCTGAGCAAGCCGCCGCAGTGGCTGCCCGACGCGAACGATCCGGCGCAGGAACGGCGTTGGGGGTACTCCAACACCAACTACGTCGTTGCCGGAATGCTCATCGAGCAGGTCACCGGACACCCCTGGGCGCAGGAGGTCCACGAGCGGATCATCGAACCCCTCGGCCTGCGCCACACGCTCACCCCGGGCACCTCCTCGTATGTGCCCGGGCCGACGGCCACCGCGTACACGCACTTCCCCGGCGACCCGCGGCCGACCGACACGACCCTCAACTTCGGCGGGGGAGCGGACGGCGGAATCATCGCGACGGCACGCGACCACGGTGTCTTCCTGCGCGCCCTGATGAGCGGCCGGCTGCTGCGTCCCGCCCAGCTGGCGGCGATGAGACAGACCGTGCCGGCCGCCGATCTGAGCCCCGTGCCCGGTGTCCGCTACGGCCTGGGCATCGCCTGGCGGCCGGTGGCGGGGCGTGGCGACGGCATCTGGTTCCACGGCGGGACCAGTCTCGGCTGTGTCTCCGAGTGCGGTGTGACGCCGGACGGCTCCACGGCCGTGACCAGCGCGGCCTTCACCCTCAGGCTCGGCGGGCCGCAGGCGGATGCGCAGGCCGCGCGGACCCTCCGGATGGTCGATGCGGCGCTGCGTGCCGACTCCGGGGGAGGCTGGGTGAACCGGCGGCTATCTTGCTCGGGCAAGGACCGAGCCCGGCAGGGCAGCGTCGCAAGGAGTTGA
- a CDS encoding alpha/beta hydrolase, with translation MRAASAVTAGLALAGLLAGGVAAATLPDSSEQPRQKLSWGRCSADQKALNEAGAQCAKVTVPLDYADPGGRTIKIAISRIKAKSPGERRGILLSNPGGPGGTGLANTLALRPALKDVADRYDLIGFDPRFLGESTPVTCGKTPRPTPPPESTRPRKDFEAAVRSARDTARRCQEHGDNARLLPHASTRNVARDMDAIRAALGERTLSYYGISYGADLGAVYTQLFPRRADRFVLDSSTDPAATQYELFQRSGAPAEAALDGQAGQVRSDVRKLLDRAERRPIAVDGQRLNAALLRIVFKQLVQHEESDPQLAGVVGDLKKAAAGELDKPGPALAALLELLVSPDLESSMVGGAIFMCGDGGWPAGGWPKNPETYWKNMQRSRATEPVFGPYVNGMIAPCAFWGAAPREPGTKIGNAVPVLMLQARYDNNVPYDGALALHRKLTGSRLLTADIRSHGVYGRGNDGLTPVACADRTVNAYLRDGKLPAADFTCPRPTDEAAKNEGER, from the coding sequence ATGCGAGCCGCCTCAGCAGTCACCGCAGGCCTGGCCCTGGCCGGATTACTCGCCGGAGGAGTGGCCGCCGCCACCCTCCCCGATTCCTCCGAACAGCCCCGCCAGAAGCTCAGTTGGGGCCGCTGCTCCGCCGACCAGAAGGCGTTGAACGAGGCGGGCGCGCAGTGCGCGAAGGTGACCGTCCCGCTCGACTACGCCGACCCCGGCGGTCGTACGATCAAGATCGCGATCTCCCGCATCAAGGCGAAGTCGCCGGGCGAGCGGCGCGGCATCCTGCTCTCGAACCCCGGCGGCCCCGGCGGGACCGGCTTGGCCAACACCCTCGCCCTGCGCCCCGCGCTGAAGGATGTGGCGGACCGCTACGACCTGATCGGCTTCGACCCGCGCTTCCTCGGCGAGAGCACCCCCGTCACCTGCGGCAAAACCCCGCGCCCGACGCCGCCCCCGGAATCCACAAGACCCCGCAAGGACTTCGAGGCAGCGGTGCGTTCCGCGCGCGACACCGCACGCCGCTGCCAAGAGCACGGCGACAACGCCCGGTTGCTGCCCCATGCCTCGACCCGCAACGTCGCCCGCGACATGGACGCGATCCGCGCGGCACTCGGCGAGCGCACGCTCTCGTACTACGGCATCTCGTACGGCGCCGACCTGGGCGCCGTCTACACCCAGCTCTTCCCGCGCCGGGCCGACCGGTTCGTCCTGGACTCCTCGACCGATCCGGCGGCCACGCAGTACGAGCTGTTCCAGCGGTCGGGCGCGCCCGCGGAGGCGGCCTTGGACGGTCAGGCGGGTCAGGTCAGGTCGGACGTACGGAAGTTGCTCGACCGGGCCGAGCGCCGTCCCATCGCGGTAGACGGTCAACGGCTCAACGCTGCGTTGCTGCGCATCGTGTTCAAGCAGCTAGTCCAGCACGAGGAGAGCGACCCTCAACTGGCCGGTGTCGTCGGCGACTTGAAGAAGGCCGCCGCGGGCGAGCTCGACAAGCCGGGGCCCGCGCTCGCCGCGCTCCTGGAGCTCCTTGTCTCGCCCGATCTTGAGAGCAGCATGGTCGGCGGCGCGATCTTCATGTGCGGCGACGGGGGCTGGCCCGCGGGCGGCTGGCCGAAGAACCCGGAGACGTACTGGAAGAACATGCAGCGCAGCCGCGCCACGGAGCCGGTCTTCGGTCCGTACGTCAACGGAATGATCGCCCCGTGTGCGTTCTGGGGAGCCGCGCCGCGCGAACCCGGCACAAAGATCGGCAACGCCGTCCCCGTCCTGATGCTCCAGGCCCGCTACGACAACAACGTTCCGTACGACGGCGCCCTCGCCCTGCACCGCAAGCTCACCGGCTCGCGGCTGCTGACGGCCGACATCCGTTCGCACGGCGTCTACGGGCGCGGCAACGACGGCCTCACGCCCGTCGCGTGCGCCGACCGGACCGTCAACGCCTATCTGCGCGACGGAAAGCTGCCCGCCGCCGACTTCACCTGCCCCCGCCCGACGGACGAGGCAGCGAAGAACGAGGGGGAGCGATGA
- a CDS encoding DUF1345 domain-containing protein yields the protein MSAILPSSAVPRLSSAVVVGAVAGVVVGIASGIPLGVLAGIAVTELAFVVAGWMVLWPMDAKATRDNARREDFRPVIEELVVVATALCGLVAIVLLLLLGDTDSGHAGAAVALGGVFMSWAALHLMYAARYAYMYYTASGGIDFNSGDPPAYRDFLYFSYNLGMTYQVSDTDVSSPTIRSVVLRHSVLAYVFGTSILATTINLVTGIVTG from the coding sequence ATGAGCGCCATTTTGCCCAGTTCCGCGGTCCCGCGGCTGAGCAGCGCGGTGGTCGTCGGGGCTGTCGCCGGCGTGGTCGTGGGCATCGCGAGCGGCATTCCCCTTGGCGTGCTCGCCGGCATCGCCGTGACGGAACTGGCCTTTGTCGTGGCGGGCTGGATGGTGCTGTGGCCGATGGATGCCAAGGCCACGCGCGACAATGCCCGCCGCGAGGACTTCCGGCCCGTCATCGAGGAGCTCGTGGTCGTGGCCACCGCCCTGTGCGGACTCGTCGCCATCGTGCTGTTGCTTCTGCTCGGTGACACCGACAGCGGCCATGCCGGGGCCGCGGTCGCACTCGGCGGCGTGTTCATGTCCTGGGCGGCGCTCCATCTGATGTACGCGGCCCGTTACGCGTACATGTACTACACCGCATCGGGCGGGATCGACTTCAACTCCGGTGACCCGCCCGCGTACCGGGACTTCCTCTACTTCAGTTACAACCTCGGCATGACCTACCAGGTGTCCGACACCGACGTGTCGAGTCCGACGATCCGCTCGGTCGTCCTGCGGCACTCGGTGCTGGCCTACGTCTTCGGCACCAGCATCCTCGCCACGACCATCAACCTCGTCACGGGAATCGTCACCGGTTGA